A stretch of Bordetella genomosp. 13 DNA encodes these proteins:
- a CDS encoding Bug family tripartite tricarboxylate transporter substrate binding protein has protein sequence MGTWKTWLAAGIGGLALNLACAAASAQAADSADAQVERIVVPYAVGGITDLYGRVLAEQLQEGQKQSVLVDNRAGGGGAIGTAFVAKSKGDGRTLLLGSVGTATNPAMIKALPYEPRDIVPVAQVAISPLILYVRSGLPQDLPGLIAYAKQEPGRMTFANSGVGSSPNLAAALFARQLGLRVTHVSYRGTSAAINDFLGGQVDAYFDTAQAMPHVQSGRIRAIAVAAPERLAEVPDLPTLDELGVRGVYASSWWGIFVAAGTPQPVVQALQSRLRQVVENPVVKQRAADMGAVAIYRDQAAFRAFFDSEVERWSAIIAAEKLSAQ, from the coding sequence ATGGGCACCTGGAAGACATGGCTGGCGGCCGGCATCGGCGGGCTTGCATTGAACCTGGCTTGCGCGGCGGCATCCGCGCAAGCGGCCGATTCCGCGGACGCGCAAGTGGAGCGCATCGTGGTGCCCTATGCGGTGGGAGGCATCACGGATCTGTACGGACGCGTGCTGGCCGAGCAGCTGCAAGAGGGGCAGAAGCAATCCGTCCTGGTCGACAACCGGGCCGGAGGAGGGGGCGCCATCGGCACTGCCTTCGTCGCCAAGAGCAAGGGCGACGGCCGCACGCTGTTGTTGGGCAGTGTCGGCACCGCCACCAACCCCGCCATGATCAAGGCCCTGCCGTACGAGCCGCGCGATATCGTGCCCGTGGCGCAGGTCGCCATCAGCCCGTTGATCCTGTACGTGCGATCCGGCCTGCCGCAGGATCTGCCAGGGCTGATCGCCTATGCGAAGCAGGAGCCGGGGCGCATGACGTTCGCCAATTCCGGCGTCGGGTCGAGTCCCAACCTGGCTGCCGCGTTGTTCGCGCGGCAACTGGGCCTGCGTGTCACGCATGTCAGCTATCGCGGCACGTCCGCCGCGATCAACGATTTCCTGGGCGGCCAGGTCGACGCGTACTTCGACACGGCGCAGGCGATGCCGCACGTGCAGTCCGGGCGCATCCGCGCCATCGCGGTGGCGGCCCCCGAACGCCTGGCCGAGGTTCCGGACTTGCCGACGCTGGACGAACTGGGCGTGCGCGGTGTCTATGCCTCGAGCTGGTGGGGCATCTTCGTGGCCGCCGGGACGCCGCAACCCGTGGTGCAGGCCTTGCAGTCCCGCTTGCGCCAAGTGGTCGAGAACCCCGTCGTGAAGCAGCGCGCCGCCGACATGGGCGCGGTGGCGATCTACCGCGACCAGGCCGCATTCCGGGCGTTCTTCGACAGCGAGGTCGAACGCTGGAGCGCCATCATCGCCGCCGAGAAACTGTCCGCGCAGTAA
- a CDS encoding Bug family tripartite tricarboxylate transporter substrate binding protein produces the protein MHLRTLLGAAALAAAALCAGPAAAADAYPSRPITLVVPFPAGAGTDAVGRIFAGELGAILGQQVVVENRPGANSTIAGNFVARAKPDGYTLFVTTNTSHSAAPWLMKSIPYDPVKDFTPIARGGNLPFMLVVNPKRPYKSVAELVEYARKNPGKVTYASGNSTGIVAGATLARRTNTQMLHIPYKGTPQALTDVVGGQVDFMFTDLTSGMPFVQSGQLRALAVSTAQRSTIVPDLPSMREAGVADFDLNSWNGYFGPAGMPPEVVAKLNQAINQVVAKPEVRQRLASLGFDAFSGTPQEFAAFVGQQLELWGKLIRDAGIQPE, from the coding sequence ATGCACTTGCGAACCTTGCTCGGCGCTGCCGCGCTGGCCGCCGCCGCACTCTGCGCGGGGCCGGCCGCCGCGGCCGACGCCTATCCGTCGCGCCCCATCACGCTGGTCGTGCCTTTCCCCGCGGGGGCCGGCACCGATGCCGTCGGCCGCATCTTCGCCGGCGAACTCGGCGCCATCCTGGGACAGCAGGTGGTGGTCGAGAACCGGCCGGGCGCCAATTCCACCATCGCGGGCAACTTCGTGGCGCGCGCCAAGCCCGACGGCTACACCTTGTTCGTCACCACCAATACCTCGCACTCGGCCGCTCCCTGGCTGATGAAAAGCATCCCGTACGATCCCGTGAAAGACTTCACGCCGATCGCGCGCGGCGGCAACCTGCCGTTCATGCTCGTGGTCAATCCCAAGCGGCCGTACAAGAGCGTGGCCGAACTGGTCGAGTACGCGCGCAAGAACCCGGGCAAGGTCACCTATGCCAGCGGCAACAGCACCGGCATCGTGGCCGGGGCCACGCTGGCGCGCCGCACCAACACGCAGATGCTGCACATTCCGTACAAGGGCACGCCGCAGGCGCTGACCGACGTGGTGGGCGGACAGGTCGACTTCATGTTCACCGACCTGACCTCGGGCATGCCCTTCGTGCAATCTGGCCAGCTGCGCGCGCTGGCCGTGTCCACCGCGCAACGCAGCACCATCGTGCCCGACCTGCCTTCGATGCGCGAAGCTGGCGTGGCCGACTTCGACCTGAACTCCTGGAACGGCTATTTCGGCCCGGCGGGCATGCCGCCCGAGGTCGTCGCGAAACTGAACCAGGCCATCAACCAGGTGGTCGCCAAGCCCGAGGTGCGCCAGCGGTTGGCGAGCCTGGGTTTCGATGCGTTCAGCGGTACGCCGCAAGAGTTCGCCGCCTTCGTGGGCCAGCAGCTCGAGCTGTGGGGCAAGCTGATCCGCGACGCGGGCATCCAGCCGGAATGA
- a CDS encoding acyl-CoA dehydrogenase family protein, with translation MDFELSPDQTALCDAIARVCARYPDEYWLERDRDGGFPHDFHADLARDGWLGIAMPPEYGGAGMGMTEAALMMQAIAASGAGFTGASAVHMNIFGLNPVVVFGSDEQRRRWLPPLIAGEHKACFAVTEPDAGLDTTKLTTRAMREGDAYVVHGRKIWISTAQVAHKMLLLARTTPVSEVAKPTQGLSLFYTDLDRERVEVREIDKMGRKAVDSNMLFIDGLRIPEEDRIGEEGRGFEYILHGLNPERILIGAEAVGLGRAALDRAVRYAGERSVFGRPIGQNQGIQHPLAQAWMQLEAANLMVMRAASQYDAGLPCAPSANAGKYLAAEAGHNACQTAVLTLGGMGYAKEYHVERLLRESYIPRIAPISPQLIMCFIAEKVLGLPKSY, from the coding sequence ATGGATTTCGAGCTTTCCCCCGACCAGACCGCGCTGTGCGACGCGATCGCCCGCGTCTGCGCCCGCTACCCCGACGAATACTGGCTCGAGCGCGATCGCGACGGCGGCTTTCCCCATGACTTCCATGCCGATCTGGCGCGCGACGGCTGGCTGGGCATCGCCATGCCGCCGGAGTATGGCGGCGCCGGCATGGGAATGACCGAGGCCGCGCTGATGATGCAGGCCATCGCGGCGTCGGGCGCCGGTTTCACGGGCGCCTCGGCGGTGCACATGAATATCTTCGGGCTCAACCCGGTGGTGGTGTTCGGCTCGGATGAGCAGCGGCGCCGCTGGCTGCCGCCCCTCATCGCCGGCGAGCACAAGGCCTGCTTCGCCGTCACCGAGCCCGATGCCGGCCTGGACACCACCAAGCTGACCACCCGCGCCATGCGCGAGGGCGACGCGTATGTGGTGCACGGCCGCAAGATCTGGATCTCGACCGCGCAGGTCGCGCACAAGATGCTGCTGCTGGCGCGCACCACACCGGTGTCCGAGGTGGCCAAGCCCACGCAGGGGCTGTCGCTGTTCTATACCGACCTCGACCGGGAACGCGTCGAAGTCCGCGAGATCGACAAGATGGGCCGCAAGGCGGTGGACTCGAACATGCTGTTCATCGACGGGCTGCGCATCCCCGAGGAAGACCGCATCGGCGAAGAGGGCAGGGGTTTCGAATACATCCTGCATGGCCTGAACCCCGAGCGCATCCTCATCGGCGCCGAGGCCGTGGGCCTGGGGCGTGCAGCGCTGGACCGCGCGGTGCGCTATGCGGGCGAGCGCTCGGTATTCGGCCGGCCCATCGGCCAGAACCAGGGCATCCAGCACCCGCTGGCGCAGGCCTGGATGCAGCTCGAGGCGGCCAACCTGATGGTGATGCGCGCCGCCAGCCAATACGACGCGGGGCTGCCCTGCGCGCCCAGCGCCAACGCCGGCAAGTACCTGGCCGCGGAAGCTGGCCACAACGCCTGCCAGACGGCCGTGCTCACGCTCGGCGGCATGGGCTATGCCAAGGAATATCACGTCGAACGCCTGCTGCGCGAAAGCTACATTCCGCGCATCGCGCCGATCAGTCCGCAGCTGATCATGTGCTTCATCGCCGAGAAGGTGCTGGGGCTGCCCAAGTCGTACTGA
- a CDS encoding cupin domain-containing protein, translating into MPSTPRWLVREADVPGYHPANHTGTLNRRLIGPATVGSRHVEVLLGVIEKGSGALPHAHPGIEQVCYLLSGTARAQVGDESADMAAGDCCYFPPDVPHVFTVTSDTPARLLVIYTPPYEESPDRVIRGAA; encoded by the coding sequence ATGCCGAGCACTCCCCGCTGGCTGGTACGCGAGGCCGACGTGCCGGGCTATCACCCCGCCAACCACACCGGCACGCTGAACCGGCGGCTCATTGGCCCGGCCACCGTCGGGTCTCGCCATGTCGAGGTGCTGCTGGGCGTCATCGAGAAAGGCAGCGGCGCGCTACCGCACGCGCATCCCGGCATCGAGCAGGTCTGCTATCTGCTCAGCGGCACGGCGCGGGCGCAGGTGGGCGACGAGTCGGCCGACATGGCCGCCGGCGACTGCTGCTATTTCCCTCCCGATGTGCCGCACGTGTTCACCGTCACCAGCGACACGCCGGCGCGGCTGCTGGTCATCTACACCCCGCCTTACGAAGAATCGCCCGACCGGGTGATACGCGGCGCCGCATAG
- a CDS encoding CaiB/BaiF CoA transferase family protein, whose product MDATLPEPGQAGPLAGLRVLDLSAVVMGPYATQMLGDLGADVVKIEPPAGDNLRAVGPMRNPGMGHLHLHLNRNKRSLVLDLKTEAGRDACLRLAEGCDALLYNIRPQAMARLGLSYEAVAARNPRIVYVGAYGFSEAGPYAGRPAYDDLIQGLAGLGDLSRRQGSDVPRYAPLTLADRSVGLQVAIALLAGVLHARATGRGQAVEVPMFEGMAHMVLGDHLGGATFDPPLGPTGYARLLAEHRRPYATADGYICLLIYNDKHWRAFFDLIGRPELRQDPRFCNHTARAAHIDEVYAYVAQVMLTRGSKAWLDELTRADIPAAPLYSVEDLIGDAHLQATGFVRSVDHPTEGRLRTPAPLGRYAATPTALRRPAPRLGEHGREILREAGFDDAAIDRLIAEHVTIGDA is encoded by the coding sequence ATGGACGCAACGCTACCCGAACCGGGCCAGGCCGGCCCGCTGGCCGGCCTGCGCGTGCTGGATCTCAGCGCGGTGGTCATGGGACCCTACGCCACGCAGATGCTGGGCGACCTGGGCGCGGACGTCGTCAAGATCGAGCCTCCTGCCGGCGACAATCTGCGCGCCGTGGGACCCATGCGCAATCCCGGCATGGGGCATCTGCACCTGCACCTGAACCGCAACAAGCGCTCGCTGGTGCTGGACCTGAAGACCGAGGCCGGACGCGATGCCTGCCTGCGCCTGGCCGAGGGTTGCGACGCGCTGCTGTACAACATCCGGCCGCAGGCCATGGCGCGATTGGGTCTGTCGTATGAGGCGGTGGCGGCGCGCAACCCGCGCATCGTCTACGTGGGCGCCTATGGTTTCAGCGAGGCCGGCCCGTACGCGGGGCGGCCCGCCTACGACGATCTCATCCAGGGCCTGGCAGGCCTGGGCGACCTGTCGCGGCGCCAGGGGTCCGACGTGCCGCGCTATGCGCCGTTGACGCTGGCCGACCGCAGCGTCGGCCTGCAGGTGGCCATCGCCCTGCTGGCCGGCGTGCTGCACGCGCGGGCCACGGGCCGCGGCCAGGCCGTGGAAGTGCCCATGTTCGAGGGCATGGCCCACATGGTGCTGGGCGACCATCTGGGCGGCGCCACCTTCGATCCGCCGCTGGGACCCACCGGTTATGCGCGCCTGCTGGCCGAGCATCGCCGGCCCTACGCCACGGCCGACGGCTACATCTGCCTGCTGATCTACAACGACAAGCACTGGCGCGCCTTCTTCGACCTGATCGGGCGGCCCGAGCTGCGGCAGGATCCGCGCTTCTGCAACCATACGGCGCGTGCCGCGCATATCGACGAGGTCTATGCCTATGTGGCGCAGGTCATGCTCACCCGCGGCAGCAAGGCCTGGCTGGACGAACTGACGCGCGCCGACATTCCCGCGGCGCCGCTGTACTCGGTGGAAGACCTGATCGGCGACGCACACCTGCAGGCCACCGGCTTCGTGCGCAGCGTGGATCATCCCACCGAAGGGCGCCTGCGCACCCCCGCGCCGCTGGGCCGCTATGCGGCCACGCCCACCGCGCTGCGGCGCCCCGCGCCGCGCCTTGGCGAGCATGGCCGCGAGATCCTGCGCGAGGCGGGATTCGACGACGCGGCCATCGATCGCCTGATCGCCGAACACGTCACCATCGGAGACGCATAG
- a CDS encoding acyl-CoA dehydrogenase, with protein MTLDSHTLFGPLSRHAEFMDAAADLLGRLSPLGRLRKLRATNPGWERQTWRDLAEAGWIAAGVPEAQGGLGLDLQAWGAIATAVGASPLPEPYLGGGVMAALVLPAIAGQPTAAGLLRDVLAGATVLGLAWQEDPGEVVPTSVSTSVSRDGSRIHVVGAKRWVAPAGADGWLLHARLGALPTLVWVQPDDAGVTVDTEARADGSLLCTLHIDTCLPAERLLAQGPDVDRACQHAIESVRLLQCSELYGIARRVYTMTLDYLNTRVQFGKPIGANQALQHRMVDAYISVMVCGALLDQAYHDVAAQPAALPRAAALAKSRIAERVIALCREAVQLHGAIGYTDEYDVGLYLKRALHLASWLGSPRTLQARHLALAQHQGGPVQPEGPAAEGDDYEAMSEDGFRLMLRAFLREHYPQELRHVPRRLRLHEVRDWYMKLSERGWLAPAWPRRHGGMALSPARLLVFFEEMENWGAARLPDQGIINLGPVLIKHGTPEQQERYLPRILSGQDIWCQGYSEPNAGSDLASLRTEAIPDGDDFIVNGQKIWTTLAHDATHIFALVRTDKTGKPQAGISFLLIDLATPGVTIRPITNIIGEEEFCEVFFENVRVPRANLVGAPNQGWSIAKDLLGYERIFAGSPQQSRQALHHLEQLAESQALYDLPEFCQVYGQLLGAVRELEALYGRYADIVRRGELLPPSVSALKVLATETYVRIAREIVHWADEAGATWQGMPMADGTKLVPCAPFLQSLVTTIYGGSSEIQRNIVAKAVLGLPSR; from the coding sequence ATGACACTCGACTCCCATACGCTGTTCGGCCCCCTGTCCCGCCATGCCGAGTTCATGGACGCGGCCGCAGACCTGCTTGGCCGGCTTTCGCCCCTGGGCCGGCTGCGCAAGTTGCGCGCGACGAATCCAGGCTGGGAACGCCAGACGTGGCGCGACCTTGCCGAGGCGGGCTGGATCGCCGCGGGCGTGCCCGAGGCGCAAGGCGGCCTGGGCCTGGACCTGCAAGCCTGGGGCGCCATCGCCACCGCCGTGGGCGCCTCCCCCTTGCCCGAGCCCTACCTGGGCGGCGGCGTGATGGCCGCCCTGGTGCTGCCCGCCATCGCGGGACAGCCGACCGCCGCCGGACTGCTGCGGGACGTCCTCGCGGGCGCCACCGTACTGGGCCTGGCCTGGCAGGAAGACCCGGGCGAGGTCGTACCGACCTCGGTATCGACCTCGGTCAGCCGCGACGGCTCGCGCATCCACGTGGTGGGCGCGAAACGCTGGGTCGCGCCGGCGGGCGCCGACGGGTGGCTTCTGCATGCGCGCCTGGGCGCCCTGCCCACGCTGGTCTGGGTGCAGCCGGACGATGCGGGCGTGACGGTGGATACCGAGGCGCGCGCGGACGGCAGCCTGCTGTGCACGCTGCACATCGACACTTGCCTGCCCGCCGAACGCCTGCTGGCGCAAGGTCCCGACGTGGACCGTGCCTGCCAGCACGCCATCGAGTCGGTGCGCCTGCTGCAATGCAGCGAGCTGTACGGCATCGCGCGCCGCGTCTACACGATGACGCTGGATTACCTGAACACGCGGGTGCAGTTCGGCAAACCCATCGGCGCGAACCAGGCCCTGCAGCATCGCATGGTCGACGCCTACATCAGCGTCATGGTCTGCGGCGCCCTGCTGGACCAGGCCTATCACGACGTCGCCGCGCAACCCGCCGCCCTGCCGCGCGCCGCCGCGCTGGCCAAGTCGCGCATCGCCGAACGCGTCATCGCGCTGTGCCGCGAGGCCGTGCAATTGCACGGCGCCATCGGCTACACCGACGAGTACGACGTGGGCCTGTACCTGAAACGCGCGCTGCACCTGGCCAGCTGGCTGGGCAGCCCCCGCACCTTGCAGGCCCGCCACCTGGCGCTGGCCCAGCACCAGGGTGGCCCGGTGCAGCCCGAGGGTCCGGCCGCGGAGGGCGACGACTACGAGGCCATGTCGGAAGACGGGTTCCGCCTGATGCTGCGCGCCTTCCTGCGCGAGCACTACCCGCAGGAGCTGCGCCACGTGCCGCGCCGCCTGCGGCTGCACGAGGTGCGCGACTGGTACATGAAGCTGTCCGAGCGGGGCTGGCTGGCCCCGGCCTGGCCGCGCCGGCACGGCGGCATGGCGCTTTCGCCGGCCAGGCTCCTGGTCTTCTTCGAAGAAATGGAGAACTGGGGCGCCGCGCGACTGCCGGACCAGGGCATCATCAACCTGGGGCCGGTGCTGATCAAGCATGGCACGCCCGAACAGCAGGAACGCTATCTGCCGCGCATCCTGTCCGGTCAGGACATCTGGTGTCAGGGCTACTCCGAGCCCAATGCCGGATCGGACCTGGCCTCGCTGCGGACGGAGGCCATACCCGACGGCGACGACTTCATCGTCAACGGCCAGAAGATCTGGACCACCCTGGCGCACGACGCCACCCACATCTTCGCGCTGGTCCGCACCGACAAGACGGGCAAGCCGCAGGCCGGCATCAGCTTCCTGCTGATCGACCTGGCCACGCCGGGAGTGACGATCCGGCCCATTACGAACATCATCGGCGAAGAGGAATTCTGCGAGGTGTTCTTCGAGAACGTGCGCGTGCCGCGGGCCAACCTGGTGGGCGCGCCCAACCAGGGATGGAGCATCGCCAAGGACCTGCTGGGCTATGAACGCATCTTCGCCGGCAGCCCGCAACAGTCCAGGCAGGCGCTGCACCATCTGGAACAACTGGCCGAAAGCCAGGCGTTGTACGACCTGCCCGAGTTCTGCCAGGTCTATGGGCAACTGCTGGGCGCGGTGCGCGAACTCGAGGCCCTGTACGGACGCTATGCGGACATCGTGCGACGCGGCGAACTACTGCCGCCGTCGGTCTCCGCGCTGAAAGTGCTGGCCACCGAGACCTATGTGCGCATCGCCCGCGAGATCGTCCACTGGGCCGACGAGGCCGGTGCGACATGGCAGGGCATGCCCATGGCGGACGGCACGAAACTCGTGCCCTGCGCGCCGTTTCTGCAGTCGCTGGTCACGACGATCTACGGCGGTTCGAGCGAGATCCAGCGCAACATCGTCGCCAAGGCCGTGCTGGGTCTGCCCAGCCGCTAG
- a CDS encoding accessory factor UbiK family protein, whose protein sequence is MMNRTQWMEDLQKNLSDLIARSPAADLERNARAMMTQAFSRLDLVTREEFEVQTDLLARARMRVDELSEQVQQLQARLDALDARSGPQG, encoded by the coding sequence ATGATGAATCGCACGCAATGGATGGAAGACCTGCAGAAGAACCTGTCCGACCTGATCGCGCGCAGTCCCGCTGCCGACCTCGAGCGCAACGCGCGCGCCATGATGACGCAGGCGTTCTCGCGCCTGGACCTGGTGACCCGCGAAGAGTTCGAGGTGCAGACCGACCTGCTGGCGCGCGCCCGTATGCGCGTGGACGAGTTGTCCGAGCAGGTGCAGCAGCTGCAGGCGCGGCTGGACGCGCTGGACGCGCGTAGCGGTCCTCAGGGCTGA
- a CDS encoding YifB family Mg chelatase-like AAA ATPase, with protein MTLAVFASRALSGLDAPAVRVETHLGTGLPSFSVVGLPDVEVRESRERVRAALANSGYEFPPGRITVNLSPADLPKASARFDLPIALGLLLASGQLSLPADMPAHTLADVILAGELSLTGALVPVASPLPLALAVARERPGAVLVLPAGSAETAAWVPGLRVLAARTLAEVAAHLAGTAPLPEARPAAWPAAAPPPCLSDVRGQPAARRALEVCAAGMHSLLMVGPPGAGKSMLAQRLPGLLPPLRVTEALETAAIAALAGGAVPLGQPPLRAPHHTVSAVALVGGGGKPRPGEISLAHHGVLFLDELPEFGRRALESLREPLETGRVAISRALHQVEYPARFQLVAAMNPCPCGWRGHPTRPCRCSPEQVERYAGKVSGPLLDRIDVHLSIPPADLRWLDEPPGEPSAAVRERVMRCRQRQLDRQGMPNAGLQGADLERYCPMPVAARNLLQQAIRKLDGSARALHRALRVARTLADLEQADQIDARHVAEAVQYRRASV; from the coding sequence ATGACCCTAGCCGTATTCGCCAGCCGCGCCTTGTCGGGGCTGGACGCGCCCGCCGTGCGGGTCGAAACCCATCTGGGCACCGGCCTGCCGTCGTTCAGCGTGGTGGGACTGCCCGACGTCGAAGTGCGCGAGAGTCGCGAACGCGTGCGCGCGGCGCTGGCCAATAGCGGTTACGAGTTTCCGCCAGGCCGCATCACCGTCAACCTGTCGCCGGCCGACCTGCCCAAGGCGTCGGCGCGTTTCGATCTGCCCATCGCGCTGGGACTGCTGCTGGCATCCGGACAGTTGAGCCTGCCGGCGGACATGCCCGCGCACACGTTGGCCGACGTGATACTGGCGGGCGAGCTGTCACTGACTGGCGCGCTGGTGCCGGTGGCTTCGCCGCTGCCCTTGGCGCTGGCCGTGGCGCGCGAGCGCCCCGGCGCGGTGCTGGTGCTGCCGGCGGGCAGCGCGGAGACGGCGGCATGGGTGCCGGGCCTGCGCGTGCTGGCCGCGCGCACGCTGGCCGAGGTGGCCGCGCACCTGGCAGGCACGGCGCCGCTGCCCGAGGCGCGGCCCGCCGCCTGGCCCGCCGCGGCGCCGCCGCCGTGCCTGTCCGACGTGCGTGGGCAGCCGGCCGCGCGGCGCGCGCTGGAAGTGTGCGCCGCCGGCATGCACAGCCTGCTGATGGTGGGGCCGCCCGGCGCGGGCAAGAGCATGCTGGCGCAACGGCTGCCCGGCCTGTTGCCGCCGCTGCGGGTGACCGAGGCGCTGGAGACGGCGGCCATCGCGGCGCTGGCCGGGGGCGCCGTGCCGCTGGGCCAGCCTCCGTTGCGCGCGCCGCATCACACCGTGTCTGCCGTGGCGCTGGTGGGCGGCGGCGGCAAGCCGCGGCCGGGCGAGATCAGCCTGGCGCACCATGGGGTGCTGTTCCTGGACGAACTTCCCGAGTTCGGCCGGCGGGCGCTGGAATCGCTGCGCGAGCCGCTGGAGACAGGCAGGGTGGCCATCTCCCGGGCGTTGCACCAGGTCGAGTATCCCGCTCGGTTCCAACTGGTGGCGGCCATGAATCCCTGCCCGTGCGGCTGGCGCGGCCATCCCACGCGTCCGTGCCGCTGCAGTCCCGAGCAGGTGGAGCGCTACGCCGGCAAGGTCTCGGGACCGCTGCTGGACCGCATCGACGTGCACCTTTCCATTCCACCGGCCGACCTGCGCTGGCTGGATGAACCGCCTGGCGAGCCTTCGGCGGCGGTGCGCGAACGCGTCATGCGATGCCGGCAGCGTCAGCTCGACCGGCAGGGCATGCCCAATGCCGGCCTGCAAGGCGCAGATCTGGAACGGTACTGTCCCATGCCCGTCGCCGCGCGCAATCTGCTGCAGCAGGCCATCCGCAAATTGGACGGGTCGGCACGCGCTTTGCACCGCGCGCTGCGGGTGGCCCGCACGCTGGCCGATCTCGAGCAGGCCGACCAGATCGACGCCCGGCACGTCGCCGAAGCCGTCCAGTACCGCCGCGCATCCGTATAA